A window from Carassius gibelio isolate Cgi1373 ecotype wild population from Czech Republic chromosome B3, carGib1.2-hapl.c, whole genome shotgun sequence encodes these proteins:
- the LOC127952222 gene encoding retinal cone rhodopsin-sensitive cGMP 3',5'-cyclic phosphodiesterase subunit gamma-like has protein sequence MNVAPPAGSALATPASTAGPTTPKKGPPKFKQRQTRTFKSKAPKPGQKGFGDDIPGMEGLGTDITVVCPWEAFGDMELSDLAKYGII, from the exons ATGAACGTGGCTCCTCCTGCAGGAAGTGCTCTGGCCACACCTGCCAGCACTGCCGGACCCACCACACCCAAAAAAGGGCCACCCAAATTCAAGCAAAGACAGACACGCACCTTCAAGAGCAAAGCCCCCAAGCCTGGGCAGAAAGG GTTTGGTGATGATATTCCTGGTATGGAGGGTCTCGGCACAG ATATCACTGTGGTGTGCCCATGGGAAGCGTTTGGAGACATGGAGCTCAGCGATCTAGCCAAATATGGCATTATCTAA